A genomic window from Pantoea alhagi includes:
- the guaA gene encoding glutamine-hydrolyzing GMP synthase: MTTENIHKHRILILDFGSQYTQLVARRVRELGVYCELWAWDVTEEQIRGFKPSGIILSGGPESTTELNSPRAPEYVFNAGVPVLGVCYGMQTMAMQLGGKVEGSSEREFGYAQVEVRTDSALVRGIEDSVSAAGLPLLDVWMSHGDKVTAIPSDFVTVASTETCPFAIMANEEKRFYGVQFHPEVTHTRQGLRMLERFVRDICECEALWTPAKIIEDIVERLREQVGNDKVILGLSGGVDSSVTAMLLHRAIGDRLTCVFVDNGLLRLNEAEQVMDMFGDHFGLNIIHVPAEARFLDALAGIDEPEAKRKTIGRVFVEVFDEQATHLTDVKWLAQGTIYPDVIESAASATGKAHVIKSHHNVGGLPKEMKLGLVEPLKELFKDEVRKIGLELGLPYDMLYRHPFPGPGLGVRVLGEVKKEYCDLLRRADAIFIDELRKADLYNKVSQAFTVFLPVRSVGVMGDGRKYDWVVSLRAVETIDFMTAHWAHLPYEFLGRVSNRIINEVNGISRVVYDISGKPPATIEWE, translated from the coding sequence ATGACGACGGAAAATATTCATAAGCACCGTATTTTAATCCTCGATTTTGGTTCTCAGTACACTCAGCTGGTTGCACGCCGTGTGCGTGAGCTGGGCGTTTACTGTGAGCTTTGGGCGTGGGATGTTACTGAAGAGCAGATCCGTGGATTTAAGCCGAGCGGTATCATCCTCTCCGGCGGCCCGGAAAGCACTACTGAACTTAACAGCCCGCGCGCGCCGGAATATGTCTTCAACGCGGGCGTGCCAGTGCTGGGCGTTTGCTATGGCATGCAGACCATGGCAATGCAGCTGGGCGGTAAAGTAGAAGGCTCCAGCGAGCGCGAGTTCGGCTATGCGCAGGTGGAAGTCAGAACCGACAGCGCGCTGGTACGCGGCATCGAAGATTCCGTCAGCGCTGCTGGCCTGCCGCTGCTGGATGTCTGGATGAGCCATGGTGATAAGGTTACCGCGATCCCTTCTGACTTCGTGACCGTTGCCAGCACCGAGACCTGCCCGTTTGCCATTATGGCGAACGAAGAGAAACGCTTCTATGGCGTGCAGTTCCACCCGGAAGTGACGCATACCCGCCAGGGCCTGCGCATGCTGGAACGCTTTGTGCGCGACATCTGCGAATGTGAAGCGCTGTGGACGCCAGCAAAAATCATTGAAGATATCGTTGAACGTCTGCGCGAGCAGGTAGGCAACGATAAAGTTATCCTTGGCCTTTCCGGCGGTGTTGATTCTTCCGTGACGGCGATGCTGTTGCATCGCGCCATTGGCGATCGTCTGACCTGCGTATTTGTCGATAACGGTTTGCTGCGTCTGAACGAGGCGGAGCAGGTAATGGACATGTTCGGCGATCATTTCGGCCTGAATATCATCCACGTACCGGCAGAAGCGCGCTTCCTGGATGCATTGGCAGGCATTGATGAGCCGGAAGCCAAACGTAAAACCATCGGGCGCGTATTTGTTGAAGTGTTTGATGAGCAGGCTACCCATCTTACCGACGTGAAATGGCTGGCGCAGGGCACCATCTACCCGGACGTAATCGAATCTGCCGCCTCTGCTACCGGCAAAGCGCATGTGATTAAATCGCACCACAATGTGGGCGGCCTGCCGAAAGAGATGAAACTGGGGCTGGTTGAGCCGCTGAAAGAGCTGTTTAAAGATGAGGTGCGTAAGATCGGTCTGGAGCTGGGTCTGCCTTACGATATGCTTTATCGCCATCCGTTCCCGGGCCCGGGTCTGGGCGTGCGCGTGCTGGGCGAAGTGAAAAAAGAGTACTGCGATCTGCTGCGCCGCGCTGACGCCATCTTTATTGATGAGCTGCGTAAAGCTGACCTCTATAACAAGGTGAGCCAGGCCTTTACCGTGTTCCTGCCGGTTCGCTCGGTAGGCGTGATGGGCGACGGTCGTAAATATGACTGGGTGGTATCACTGCGCGCGGTAGAAACCATCGATTTCATGACGGCCCACTGGGCGCATCTGCCTTATGAATTCCTTGGCCGCGTCTCTAACCGCATCATCAATGAAGTGAACGGCATCTCCCGTGTGGTTTACGATATTTCGGGTAAACCACCGGCTACGATTGAGTGGGAATAA
- the xseA gene encoding exodeoxyribonuclease VII large subunit: MSLPPSANIFTVSRLNTTVRQLLEGEMGHIWLSAEISNFTQPASGHWYFTLKDDTAQVRSAMFRNSNRRVTFRPQHGQQVLVRATVTLYEPRGDYQLIVESMHPAGEGLLQQQFEQLKQRLAAEGLFEQQHKQPLPDPARQVGVITSATGAALHDVLRVLHRRDPSLPVIIYPTVVQGNEAPAALVRAIELANLRNECDVLIVGRGGGSLEDLWCFNDERVARAIFASRIPVVSAVGHETDVTIADFVADLRAPTPSAAAEIVSRNQVELLRQLQSQQTRLEMAMDYYLAQQQRTFTRLQHRLQQQHPQLRLARQQTTLFRLQRRLDEAMQLQLRNASRQQDRLAQRLTAQQPQRNINRAQQQLQQWHYRLTQAMQQRLSAEKQHFGVLVAHLEGVSPLATLARGFSVTQTPQGEVLKKTRQIQPGETLQTRLQDGWIESEVKTITLLKKARKKQT, encoded by the coding sequence ATGTCGCTACCTCCTTCCGCCAATATTTTTACCGTTAGCCGCCTTAACACCACGGTGCGTCAGCTGCTGGAAGGCGAGATGGGGCATATCTGGCTCAGCGCCGAAATCTCCAATTTTACCCAGCCCGCTTCCGGCCACTGGTACTTTACGCTCAAAGACGATACCGCTCAGGTGCGCAGCGCGATGTTCCGCAACAGCAACCGGCGCGTGACCTTTCGTCCGCAGCATGGCCAACAGGTGCTGGTGCGCGCGACGGTTACGCTCTATGAGCCACGCGGCGATTATCAGCTGATTGTGGAGAGCATGCATCCGGCGGGTGAAGGACTGCTGCAACAGCAATTTGAACAGTTAAAGCAGCGGCTGGCGGCAGAAGGCCTGTTTGAGCAGCAGCATAAACAACCGCTGCCCGATCCGGCGCGTCAGGTTGGAGTAATAACCTCCGCTACCGGCGCAGCGCTGCACGATGTGCTGCGTGTGCTGCATCGTCGCGATCCTTCGCTACCGGTAATCATCTATCCAACGGTGGTACAGGGTAACGAGGCGCCTGCCGCCCTTGTGCGTGCCATTGAGCTGGCAAACCTGCGTAATGAGTGTGACGTGCTGATTGTGGGACGTGGCGGCGGCTCGCTGGAAGATTTATGGTGCTTTAACGATGAGCGTGTGGCACGCGCTATCTTTGCCAGTCGTATTCCAGTTGTCAGCGCTGTAGGCCATGAAACAGACGTGACTATTGCCGATTTTGTCGCCGACCTGCGCGCGCCCACCCCTTCTGCGGCGGCGGAAATCGTTAGCCGTAATCAGGTGGAATTGCTGCGTCAGCTTCAGTCGCAGCAGACGCGGCTGGAGATGGCGATGGATTACTATCTTGCCCAGCAGCAGCGTACCTTTACCCGCTTGCAGCATCGTCTGCAGCAACAGCATCCGCAGCTGCGGCTGGCGCGCCAGCAAACCACGCTGTTCCGCCTGCAGCGTCGGCTGGACGAGGCGATGCAGCTACAGTTGCGTAACGCCTCGCGTCAGCAGGATCGTCTGGCGCAGCGCCTGACGGCCCAGCAGCCACAACGCAATATTAACCGGGCGCAGCAGCAGCTTCAGCAATGGCATTATCGCCTGACGCAGGCGATGCAGCAGCGGCTGAGTGCAGAGAAACAACATTTTGGTGTGCTGGTGGCGCATCTGGAAGGCGTTAGCCCGCTGGCGACGCTGGCGCGCGGCTTTAGCGTGACGCAAACGCCACAAGGCGAAGTGCTTAAAAAGACCCGACAGATACAGCCTGGCGAAACGTTGCAAACCCGACTGCAGGATGGCTGGATAGAGAGTGAAGTGAAAACCATTACACTATTGAAAAAAGCGCGTAAGAAGCAAACCTAA
- the guaB gene encoding IMP dehydrogenase, with translation MLRIAKEALTFDDVLLVPAHSTVLPNTADLSTQLTQKIRLNIPMLSAAMDTVTEAGLAIALAQEGGLGFIHKNMSIERQAEEVRKVKKHESGVVTDPQTVLPTTTLREVKELTERNGFAGYPVVSDDNRLVGIITGRDVRFVTDLNLPVTAVMTPKERLVTVKEGEAREVVLQKMHEKRVEKALVVDESFRLLGMITVKDFQKAERKPLACKDEHGRLRVGAAVGAGAGNEERVDALVAAGVDVLLIDSSHGHSEGVLQRIRETRAKYPDLQIIGGNVATGAGARALAEAGVSAVKVGIGPGSICTTRIVTGVGVPQITAVSDAVEALEGTGVPVIADGGIRFSGDIAKAIAAGASCVMVGSMLAGTEESPGEIELYQGRAFKSYRGMGSLGAMSKGSSDRYFQSDNAADKLVPEGIEGRVAYKGRLKEIVHQQMGGLRSCMGLTGCATIEELRTKAEFVRISGAGISESHVHDVTITKESPNYRMGS, from the coding sequence ATGCTACGAATCGCTAAAGAAGCACTCACTTTTGACGACGTTTTGCTCGTTCCTGCTCACTCTACTGTCCTGCCTAACACGGCCGACCTCAGTACCCAACTGACCCAAAAAATTCGTCTGAACATTCCAATGCTCTCTGCTGCTATGGATACCGTGACCGAAGCCGGTCTGGCTATCGCACTGGCGCAAGAAGGCGGGCTGGGCTTTATCCACAAAAATATGTCCATCGAGCGCCAGGCGGAAGAAGTGCGCAAGGTGAAGAAACATGAAAGCGGCGTGGTGACCGATCCACAAACCGTACTGCCGACCACAACGCTGCGCGAAGTAAAAGAACTGACCGAGCGTAACGGCTTCGCAGGTTATCCGGTGGTGAGTGATGATAACCGACTGGTTGGCATTATTACCGGTCGTGATGTGCGCTTCGTGACCGATCTGAACCTGCCGGTAACGGCGGTGATGACGCCGAAAGAGCGCCTGGTTACGGTGAAAGAGGGTGAGGCGCGTGAAGTCGTGCTGCAGAAAATGCACGAGAAGCGCGTCGAAAAAGCGCTGGTAGTGGATGAGAGTTTCCGTCTGCTGGGCATGATTACCGTAAAAGATTTTCAGAAGGCCGAGCGTAAACCGCTGGCCTGTAAAGATGAGCATGGTCGCCTGCGCGTTGGCGCAGCGGTAGGTGCCGGTGCCGGTAACGAAGAGCGCGTGGATGCGCTGGTTGCCGCAGGCGTTGACGTGCTGCTGATTGACTCTTCTCATGGTCATTCCGAAGGCGTACTGCAGCGCATTCGCGAAACCCGCGCTAAATATCCCGATCTGCAAATCATCGGCGGCAACGTAGCCACCGGCGCAGGCGCTCGTGCGCTGGCTGAGGCGGGCGTAAGCGCGGTGAAAGTCGGTATCGGCCCGGGCTCTATCTGCACCACCCGTATCGTGACCGGCGTCGGCGTACCGCAGATCACGGCGGTTTCTGACGCGGTCGAAGCGCTGGAAGGCACCGGCGTGCCGGTTATTGCCGATGGCGGCATTCGTTTCTCCGGCGATATCGCCAAGGCGATCGCGGCTGGCGCTTCCTGCGTAATGGTAGGCTCAATGCTGGCCGGTACGGAAGAATCACCGGGCGAAATCGAACTTTATCAGGGCCGCGCGTTTAAATCCTATCGCGGCATGGGCTCGCTGGGCGCGATGTCTAAAGGCTCTTCCGACCGTTACTTCCAGAGCGACAACGCGGCGGATAAACTGGTGCCGGAAGGGATCGAAGGCCGCGTGGCTTATAAAGGTCGCCTGAAAGAGATCGTTCATCAGCAGATGGGGGGCCTGCGCTCCTGCATGGGTCTGACCGGTTGCGCCACCATTGAAGAGCTGCGTACCAAAGCTGAATTTGTTCGCATTAGCGGCGCGGGCATTTCGGAAAGCCACGTGCATGACGTGACCATTACGAAAGAGTCTCCGAACTACCGCATGGGATCTTAA
- a CDS encoding TIM-barrel domain-containing protein → MKTLKNWTLVGEYADRIELRVDEQHLFCLYVLEESLFRILIKRRGELALDRTWSIAPKEDVPWEGRDRLSVEGFSLPGYHLHIQDERLLISSQNLRVTIHQPLWLQWEYLDANNQWQLLTEDRRTSAYLLNMHGDGVAHYQRRFADDRYYGLGEKSGDLERSGRRFEMRNLDAMGYNAASTDPLYKHIPFTITRHGEVSFGLFYDNLSSCWIDLGNELDNYHQPYRRYQAEAGDLDYYLFFGPRVLDVTKAFVRLTGKTCFGPRWSLGYSGSTMHYTDAPDAQQQLQQFIQLCRQHAIPCDSFQLSSGYTSIGNKRYVFNWNYEKVPQPRALSQAFHDAGLRLAANIKPCLLQDHPLYEDVAQQGLFIRDSDSAAPERSCFWDDEGSHLDFTNPATIRWWQQSVTSQLLEMGIDSTWNDNNEYEIWDGEARCHGFGRAVAIKHIRPVMPLLMMRASLEAQQHFAPQRRPYLISRSGCAGMQRYVQTWSGDNRTSWQTLRYNIRMGLGMSLSGLYNVGHDVGGFAGDRPDAELFVRWVQNGVMHPRFTIHSWNDDGTVNEPWMYPGVTAIVREAIRLRYRLLPYFYTLLWQASVCDEPMLRPAFLDHEHDAQTWQESDDFLIGRDLLVASVVEPGQRQRAVWLPDNNTGWYCFWSGQWYGGGQWITLDAPLERLPLLVRAGAGLPLSQRMAHVDAAADDWRELRLFPLLEGQSEGMIFEDDGESHAWRQGNALWLRWRICCSTTRIELNVEREGRYQPAWRRLTVTLPPDEQRQLWINGELTSAYHL, encoded by the coding sequence GGGGGAGTATGCCGACAGGATCGAACTGCGGGTAGATGAACAGCATCTGTTCTGCCTCTACGTGCTGGAAGAGTCGCTGTTTCGCATCCTGATCAAACGCCGTGGCGAGCTGGCGCTGGATCGTACCTGGAGTATCGCACCGAAAGAGGATGTGCCCTGGGAGGGACGCGATCGCCTGAGCGTGGAAGGCTTTAGCCTGCCGGGCTATCATCTGCACATTCAGGATGAGCGGCTGCTTATCAGCAGCCAGAACCTGCGCGTAACGATCCATCAGCCGCTCTGGCTGCAGTGGGAATATCTTGATGCAAATAATCAGTGGCAATTACTCACCGAAGATCGCCGCACCAGCGCCTACTTATTAAACATGCATGGCGATGGCGTTGCGCACTATCAACGCCGTTTCGCCGACGATCGCTACTATGGGCTGGGTGAGAAGTCAGGCGATCTTGAGCGTAGCGGGCGCCGCTTTGAGATGCGCAACCTTGATGCCATGGGCTATAACGCCGCCAGTACCGATCCGCTCTATAAACATATTCCCTTTACCATTACCCGTCATGGCGAGGTCAGCTTCGGGCTGTTTTACGATAATCTGAGCAGCTGCTGGATCGATCTTGGTAATGAGCTGGATAACTACCATCAGCCTTATCGACGTTATCAGGCAGAGGCAGGCGATCTCGATTATTACCTGTTTTTCGGTCCGCGGGTGCTGGATGTCACGAAAGCATTTGTGCGGCTCACCGGTAAAACCTGTTTTGGCCCCAGATGGAGCCTGGGCTACAGCGGCTCAACCATGCACTATACCGATGCGCCCGATGCGCAGCAGCAGCTACAGCAGTTTATCCAGCTCTGCCGTCAGCATGCGATTCCCTGCGACTCTTTCCAGCTCTCTTCCGGCTACACATCCATTGGCAACAAGCGTTACGTGTTTAACTGGAATTATGAAAAAGTGCCGCAGCCGCGTGCGCTGAGCCAGGCGTTTCATGATGCCGGGCTGCGTCTGGCAGCCAATATCAAGCCCTGTCTGCTGCAGGATCATCCGCTCTACGAAGACGTGGCGCAGCAGGGGCTGTTTATACGCGATTCAGATAGCGCTGCGCCAGAGCGATCCTGCTTCTGGGATGATGAAGGTTCCCATCTTGATTTCACCAATCCGGCAACGATTCGCTGGTGGCAACAGAGCGTCACCAGCCAGCTGCTGGAGATGGGCATCGATTCTACCTGGAACGATAACAATGAATATGAGATTTGGGACGGTGAGGCGCGTTGTCACGGCTTTGGTCGTGCCGTGGCGATTAAACATATTCGCCCGGTGATGCCATTGCTGATGATGCGCGCCTCGCTGGAAGCGCAGCAGCATTTTGCCCCGCAGCGACGACCTTATCTGATTTCGCGCTCCGGCTGCGCCGGGATGCAGCGTTACGTGCAAACCTGGAGCGGCGACAACCGCACCAGCTGGCAGACGCTGCGTTACAACATCCGCATGGGATTGGGGATGAGCCTTTCCGGATTATATAACGTAGGGCACGATGTCGGCGGCTTTGCCGGCGACAGACCGGATGCGGAACTGTTTGTTCGCTGGGTACAAAACGGCGTGATGCATCCGCGCTTTACCATCCACTCCTGGAACGATGACGGCACGGTTAATGAGCCGTGGATGTATCCCGGCGTGACGGCGATAGTGCGTGAAGCGATCCGCCTGCGCTATCGCCTGTTACCTTACTTTTACACGCTGTTGTGGCAGGCCAGCGTCTGCGACGAGCCGATGCTGCGGCCTGCCTTTCTCGATCATGAGCATGACGCACAAACCTGGCAGGAAAGTGATGATTTTCTTATCGGACGCGATCTGCTGGTGGCCAGCGTGGTAGAGCCTGGCCAGCGTCAGCGCGCAGTCTGGCTGCCGGATAACAATACGGGCTGGTACTGCTTCTGGAGTGGACAATGGTATGGCGGCGGACAGTGGATCACGCTGGATGCACCGCTGGAACGGCTGCCGCTGTTGGTGCGCGCCGGGGCAGGGTTACCGTTGTCGCAGCGGATGGCGCACGTGGATGCGGCGGCGGACGACTGGCGCGAGCTGCGGTTGTTCCCGTTACTGGAAGGGCAGAGCGAAGGAATGATTTTCGAGGATGACGGCGAAAGCCATGCCTGGCGGCAGGGCAATGCGCTTTGGCTGCGCTGGCGCATCTGTTGTAGTACGACGCGCATTGAGCTGAATGTGGAGCGGGAAGGACGCTATCAGCCCGCCTGGCGACGTTTAACTGTTACGCTGCCGCCCGATGAGCAGCGCCAGCTTTGGATTAACGGCGAGCTTACTTCAGCCTATCATCTGTAG